The Bacteroidota bacterium DNA window GCGAAAATATCCGCTTGGTGCTCATACAATTTATGATACAACCGGGACTCGAATTTTTTCTTCGGCACCTGCCGATGAAGCAGTAAATGGCCTAATTCGTGAGCATACGTAAAGGCGGCTCGCGCCGCAGAATGCTTGTCCATGCACAAATAGATATAGGGGCGACCGTCTTGACCCCATTCGGAAAAAGCGTCAAGGTTCCTATCGCCGAACATGGAGCAGGCGATTAGAATACCGTGGATTTCGAGCAAGCCCGACATGCTCGAAATTGGTCCGCTGGTTAATCTCCAATCTCGCCGGAGGTCATCGGCATATTTTTCAATTTGTTTTTCTGTGTATTGCTCGGGCGAGTCTCCCAAATTGTAATCAGGAATATCCGGCTCGATCACAATTCCCGTTTCACAAACAGAATGTGCTAATGACTGAAAAATATCGAGTCTTCTCACCGCGCTTTCTCTCGCTCGCTTAGTAAGTGCAGCGAACGATCGAAAATAGGTGGGATTCGATTTGATCGAAGAGGGAGTCATGAAGTAACTCTCCTTAACTCCAAGAATTAGGGCTAAGCGGTATAGGTTGTCTGGACGCGGAACGAGCCTACCGCTTTCGTAGGCAGAGAGCATCTGCCTACTAAGACCCGCTTCCTCAGCGAGCGACACCATCGTGCGCTCATTGAGTTCGCGGGCTTCTGTTAACTTTTCTCCGTTGAATTCGTGTGGAACCGTGGTCATGCTGCCTCTGATGATTGTTCGTTATCGTTGCGCTTAATCTTCTTCGCACGTTTGCGCAGGGCCTCGCGAATCGTGTCGTCGATGATGTTGATTCTTGGTTTTTCTGCTTTCGGTTCACGCGCAAGATATTCTGATATTTGCGCCGGTTCGAGAGCATAGCCAGTCCAATCCGGCAGGGGCAATCCCGCTTGAATGAGTGCTGGCTGACTGAGACGTTCTTCCAGTGTCTTTTTACCAGATGTCGAGTACACGAAGCCGATCACTAAATACAGTCTTTCGGGAAGTGCATCCGGCGTCCCTGTAAAAAGGTTGTATTGGGCAGTTGACGTTTTCTCTTTCGATTCACGCGGAAGCTGCTTGCGCGAGCTAAGGCGGCAGAGATGAACCGAAAAATGCTTCGTTATCAACGTGGCCCGAGAGTGCGTTTTGATTACGGGATACCCAAACCGAAGTCCAAGTTCCGCAAGAAGGCGCTGCGCCATTGAGAATCGGATTACGCCGGTGAGCCATGTAATGTGGGCATCATAATATGTCTTCTGGCTCGCCGTATTGAAAGATTCAGCCGAAAGAGTATTGAGGCCCGTAACCAAAGCCGCTAACAGCGGGCGGATGTCTTCGACATCCAAGATGTCCATTGTCTCGTTTTCCATTTTTTCAGTCGCTTGAATGTTGTAATGCTTTTGTGCGAATTGCAGCAAAAACGTAAAGTAGCCATCAGACAGACACGCATTGCTATCCGGTGGTTCCTATGGTGACTGAAAAATCAGAATTCGAGAAAACTACTTATTGGGCTTCTTTTTCCACCTCGCTGCCGCCGCCTTCTTCGCAATCTCCTTGCGCTTCCGTGGCGAGAGGGACGCGGCCCTTGCTTTCCCACCGACCAGCCCACCACTTCGGGCGAACTCCTTCCTGAACTTCTGTTCGGGCGTCAACTCTTCTTCTGGCTCCGCTTGTCCGGTGCTGAGTGCCACGATCTGCGCGGCCAGTTGGTTTACATCTCGCGGTGTCTTTTTTGGCTTAATCATTTTTTCTTATCTCGTAGGCGCTGAACATACGATAGCATCAAGATAGCAATGATGTAACCCGCTATCGTCGTTGCGTGCTCCAAATTCATGCCTACAAAGATACGAAGATTATGCCTGTCAAGTCAAGCACATAAAGTATATTGTGAACTTAAACTGAACCGGCACCCAAACGTGCGCGCGCTGCATCTGTACTTTTCTGAAAGTCACGTAGTCCGTGAGGCCCATCCCCCATCTTGATGTAATTCCTGAGATGAGGTCAATTTGATGTGGAGTGGCACGAAATGAGAAAGGAGGAGACACAGAAGAAAGCCACTTTTTGGGTAAAATGCGCACCTCAACCCGTAAGACCATCGCCTGGATCGTGATGGCATTCATCGTTTCGCTGTGGACGTTCATCATGTTCTTCTTTGATGGCATCCTCAGCCGAATCGCGCAGCAAAAGTTGGCGGACGATGTGCGGACAGCCTGGCATGGCGAGTACCGGCTACACTTCGCGCGATTCGATTATCACCAGGGCGATCTGTTGGCCGCCGGAGTTGACTTCGCCCGCGCCGGCTACCTGCCCGGCGAGCGCGGAACAACAGTCCGGCGAATCACCATCGACTCGGTTCTGGTGACCGGTATCAGTTGGTGGGACATCTTGTTCGGAAAGCCGATTACGTTTTCGACAGTCCGAACGTGGGACCCGAAGATCGCACTTTGCGATGCGGCCCGAGAGCGCGCGCTGACAAAGATGGTGCTGCCGGACACGGCGAGACCGTCGAGTAGTTCGTCGCAGAGTAATCTATCGATCTCGGCGAAGACCATATTGCTACCGGATATTCTAATATTTGGACGCGATCATTCTGGCGACCACGAAGTGGGCTCGGTATCGTTCAGTTGCCGGAAATTAAAGTACGATACGAAATCGCCGGCACTGTTACATTTGGCATGGGACCGGTTCGATCTCGGCGTACCACATCTTGCATATGCTGATTCGATGGGAGCATTTTTGCTGAACGGCGCATACATCGCATCGGCTGATTCAGCCATGACGATCGATTCCTTTGCATACGCGAGTGCAACGAGTGCAACGGCATTTCATGGCTCGGGAATTCGCGTCCGCAATCTGAACTGGAATCGGTTCATTACCAGCAAGCGCATTTCCATCGGCTCCCTCGATAGTAGAACATGGAGCGTTGCGCTGGCTGCCGCCGATACCAGCAAACGACCGGCTCAATCGGGATCGTGGCAGGATGCGCTCGCGCGGTCCATACACATCCCGATTGAGGTGAAGCATGCGGATCTGCAAAGCGGCACGGTGGACGTTCAGTTGTCGAATGCATCTTCTTTCAAGGCGCATGACCTGAGTATTACGGCCGCAAGTTTGAATATAGATACTGGCATAGCTGCACAGCAGCCATTCTTCTCGCAGCAACTCGAGATCCGCTCGGCTTTTGTAAGCTATGGTGCGACGGGTACATCGATCGAAGCAAACGCTCTCGAAGCAAATATTCAAGACTCCTTCGTGAGGGCACACAGCATCTCGTATGATTCGCGAGCGCGCAGTGGCGATCGGACACACGCCACCCCGATAGAGTTCGATGGAGTGGACATTGCCGGCATCGACTTCCCCCATCTCGCGAGCGGAGAGAGCATCGCCGCCAGTTCGCTTCGGACGAGCGCGTGGCGAGTTTCTCAATTGCCAAGCGGCGCCAAATCAAAAAAGCCGAGCCAATCGATTTGGGCCAAGCAGAGAAATATCGCAAAGTCAATTTCACTTCCGGTTCGGATTGGCGAAATCGATCTTCGGAATGGCACTCTGCAGATTACTGGCGGATCGGCACCGAGGATCCTGGCACATGGCGCAAGACTCGTAGCGGTAAGTTTCAACCTCGATTCCACCAGTGCATCGAGCAACAATCTCTTCTTTTCTAAAGACATTTGGGTCGATGCGCCGACATTTCACTATTCAGATAAAGCGCAGCGTAATGTAATCGATCTTCGGGACGCGCATGTCAGGCTCAAAGGCCGTTCGATCGCTGCCGGTTCGGCACGGTATCAATCCAAATCCACAGGGCGCGCGGTCAACAACATGAGCTATCAAGCGACGCACATACAAATCGAGGGGATCGACATTCCGAATTTAATGGACACCAAGAAAATCGCCATACACACAGCGAAGGCTCAGTCCTGGCAAATCGAACGCATGGCCGACAAGGTCACCGCGAACGTGACGCAGGCTGCGACGAAGAGTACAATGAAGCTACCGATCTCGATTGGTCGCGCGATTCTGCCCCATGGGAGCGTCATATTCCACGAGAGGGATTCCGCTTCGAATGGCTTTTCTCCCACCTTAACAACCCAAGTCACTACTCTCAACGTCGACAACTTTCATCTTTATCCGCCGTCAAAAAAACGAGCTCGGCTCGCGTTCGGACAAGTTGTTTGCAAGGTCCCGACCTTCAGCTACGCGCCGCTGAATGGATTCTATTCCTGGGAGATTCGCAATTTGAATGGAGATCTGATCAAATCGGCTGTGACCATGGATAGCCTTGGCTATATTCCAAAGTATTCGGAGGATGAGTTCGCCGCGCGCCATACCTATTCCAAGGGACGGACTGACTTTCGACTGGCGCCAGTGCAACTCTTAGGCATCGACACGAAGCGCTTGATCGCCGGAGAAAGTATCATCGTTCAGAAATTCGATGCGCCAACTCTGTGGCTTGACTATTACAAGGACATGCGCAAACCGGCGGATCCACATCCCCCACCGGCAGTAATGCCCAATGATATTGTCCGCGGAATGAATATCCCCGTCACGATTCAGGACATTGTTCTGGAGGATGGCCGTATTCAAATTCGGGAACACACTCGTAACGGCGTCCCGACCGGCGATTTCACCTTTCAACATGTACAAGTCGAGGCTACTCCTATCACGCTGGATTCGGCCAGCCCCGAGGTTCACAGGCCGACACAATTTAACCTGAGCGGAATCTTCGTCGGCCAGTCCCCCACCCGCGCGCGGCTGATCTATCCGTTGCACGACTCTGTACTCAATCTCTCGATCGATGGAACGGTCGGTCCGTTCGATGCAACGCAGCTCAACCAATTCCTTGTCAACGCAGAACATGTGCAGGTCATGAGTGGCCAATTCCACAATGGAGATATTAAGGTGAATATCCAGGGTGGAGTGGCAAACGCGGTCGTCACCCCGATTTATGATCATTTCAAGCTGAAGGTACTTCCGCCGGATCCAAATGATCCGCCGGATATTGAAGAAGGCATCAAGACGCTAGCAGCGAATCTTCTCGTGCTGCGGGACGATAATCCTGACGAAGGTGGCGGTCCTCCAAAGACCGGCCGTGCAACTCTTGAACGTCAGCCGACGCAGGAGTTCTTTCAATTCTTGTGGTACGCGATCCGTCGTCCGCTCGGGATGGTTGTTGGCGGATTCAAGTAATTTTGCACGGTTCGGAGTTGACCGAAGATTCCGACTTGAAACTTTCCTTCACGGACATCTGTCCCCACGGTCGGATGAGTTTTGCCCCATCCGCCTTTTACATACAATCCAAAAACCTATGAAGCCACACAACATCCTTCGCATTGGAATGATGGGCCTGGTTGCCCTTATCGCATTCAGTGTTACATCGCTGGTTCACGCGAAAGCGATCAACGCATATCTTATCTTCAAAGACTCGACTGGCAAGGAGACGAGAGTTGCGATCAATGGTGACGGCACCTTTATGACGCCTCCACTGCAAGCCGGTACGTATCGCTGGTCGTTTGGCACAAGCCGGCCGAGCACAACAGGTCCCGGATCATCCGGGCGAACATCGCTGCCAAGCGGTGGCGAAAGCCCAAAGGAGTCTGTTGCATTTACAATCACGGTGACACCGCAGATCCAACACCCTCGTGATGTGGCGAGCGGATTGCCGACTGGCAAACGCATGCATAAGCCGATCGTCGTGATGAAAATGCTCGATCGCTCCAGCCCAACGGTGATTCAGGCCGATCTTGGAACCATCATTATCGATTTGAACGGCGATGCCGTTACAGGCTCCATTGTCACCCATACCAGAGAAGGCAAGACAATGGCAATGGACGACTGGATCGCAAAATGATCGATCAAACTAATTATTGAGAAACAAGCAATGGCCATCGAAAGGGTGGCCATTGCTACTTAGTCCGGGCCCGCCGCGCCATGCAGAGGATTACCGAAGAAATAACCGTAAACGACCAAGATTACCATCAACACAACAGCAAGTATCAGATAGCCTCCAAAACCCATCTCACGCTGGAGCAAATTTCGACCGACTTGAATCGCGTTGTGATAGAAGCTCGGGGATGCGTCCTCCGCCGACACTTCGCCGCTATGAGTCATATCCAATGATTCGTCGGACTCGGCATTCATCTCACGATACTGACCATTCAATGATGATTCCATAGTGCCCTCGCAATAGTAAGCAGTTTGTGGCGAACTCACCTTACCACCGAAAGAATCCGATTTCAGGAATCACTTCCAAAGTGTCACGGCATCGGTTGGTTGTCGGCGCTTCTATAAATATCTGAATAGACATCGATTTCATTAAATTACTTGTGCTTAATGTAATTTGACTTTCGGAACCGTTGCCTTTCTTCAAAGATTGTTTTTACTCGTTGCACCAAGTATATACGAGACTATTCTAACTGTTCGGAAGTCTTCAACTCGCATACTTGGTCGTTTTACTGCTGTATCGGAATTTTAGTTTAGCCAATCAACAGAAAGGATTAGTGTCGGCTATGACGACTATGCGTTCGCGCACGATGCTCTTGAGCATCGTGCCATTCTCTGCTTTACTCTTTGCATCATGTTCCAGTCCGACTGGCCCTACGATCAGCCCGTCACCGCACAACAGTGTCGTTCTGACCGATCTTGCCGATCGATTCTTCGTCCCAACATATTCGGAGTTCGACCAACGCGCAACCACCTTCGACCAGTCAATCATGGTATTGCAGTCGTCTCCGACCGATGCAAACCTCCAAAATTCCCGCGACGCATGGCGTGTAATGCGTAGCGCTTGGGAGCATTGCTACGCATGTAACATTGGCGATATTGCCACGAACGCCACGGCTCCGACCATTGATCCGTGGCCGGTTGCATACGATCGAATCGACTCACTGCTTGAAGGAACTGCGCCAATCAATAGCCAAAGTCTCGCTGGTTGGGAGGAAGACTTGAGAGGTTTTCATGCGATAGAATATGTTCTCTTCGGATCAAACGGTTCGAAGCTTGCGCATGATCTTTCCCCACGGGCCCTGCAATACCTCTTGGTGCTGGCGAATGATGTAATGGCGACCGCGAGCCAAATTCGTAGCAGCTGGGATTCTGCAACCAGTGGAAGTTATTATCGCTCCTTTGTGGATGCCGGTTCAGGAAGTGATCTCTATCCGACGCAGCGAGCTGCATTGCTCGATGTTACTACGGCAATCTCCGGTATGTGTGATGATCTGGCAAACAAGGGTATCGGACTGCCGTATCAGTCCGGCAACCCACTTCTCGACCCGTCCCCATTCTCTGGCAATACGGTCTCCGAGTTTGCAGCGCGATTGCGTGGAGCCAGAGATGTATATACCGGGGGAGGAGCAACGACCGGGCATGGCCTGTCCATGCTTCTCTCCTCTGGCGATTCCGCGCTCGATCGTGAGATCCGCAGCGGCTTCGACACAGCGATCGCGAGGGTATCTGCTATTCCTTCACCGTTCGGCACGGCAATCCTAGACCGATCGCCGCTCGTCCCGACTGCTGTAGATGCAATAACCTCCCTTGAGGATTTGCTGAATTCCAAACTCGTCCCGATCATTCAAAAAGAGGAGAACTGACCATGTTACAAGCAAAGATTATTTCACATCTGCGCAACACATCTATTGTCGCCGTTCTGGTTTGCGCACCCATTTTCGAGTCTTGTTCCAATTCTGTTTCGAGCCCACCGGCTTCCACGAGTTCCATCGATGAATCAATGAGCGGCGGTTCGCAGACCGTCTTCGTTCAGGGTGTGACGGCATTCAGTCAAGTGCTGCCCAACGTCTCGGCCGATCATGCGGCAATGCACGAGCGAGGCGATGCTCAGTTCGAAGCACAATACGTCCCGGCCCCAGCATCACCCAATGGGGGCCT harbors:
- a CDS encoding XRE family transcriptional regulator; this encodes MTTVPHEFNGEKLTEARELNERTMVSLAEEAGLSRQMLSAYESGRLVPRPDNLYRLALILGVKESYFMTPSSIKSNPTYFRSFAALTKRARESAVRRLDIFQSLAHSVCETGIVIEPDIPDYNLGDSPEQYTEKQIEKYADDLRRDWRLTSGPISSMSGLLEIHGILIACSMFGDRNLDAFSEWGQDGRPYIYLCMDKHSAARAAFTYAHELGHLLLHRQVPKKKFESRLYHKLYEHQADIFAGAFLLPAQSFAAELPKFSLDYFLSIKPRWRVSVAAMIKRCAQLGWITESEEKNLWINYSRRGWRNHEPYDEDSAALRVDEPKLLSEAIAVLNEEGILTTESLREDLKVPADRLAKMFNLDILRSPNAPPLRSDDPFQRSLPANVILSNSTRTGT
- a CDS encoding histone H1, which codes for MIKPKKTPRDVNQLAAQIVALSTGQAEPEEELTPEQKFRKEFARSGGLVGGKARAASLSPRKRKEIAKKAAAARWKKKPNK
- a CDS encoding imelysin family protein, with amino-acid sequence MTTMRSRTMLLSIVPFSALLFASCSSPTGPTISPSPHNSVVLTDLADRFFVPTYSEFDQRATTFDQSIMVLQSSPTDANLQNSRDAWRVMRSAWEHCYACNIGDIATNATAPTIDPWPVAYDRIDSLLEGTAPINSQSLAGWEEDLRGFHAIEYVLFGSNGSKLAHDLSPRALQYLLVLANDVMATASQIRSSWDSATSGSYYRSFVDAGSGSDLYPTQRAALLDVTTAISGMCDDLANKGIGLPYQSGNPLLDPSPFSGNTVSEFAARLRGARDVYTGGGATTGHGLSMLLSSGDSALDREIRSGFDTAIARVSAIPSPFGTAILDRSPLVPTAVDAITSLEDLLNSKLVPIIQKEEN